The Methanophagales archaeon genomic sequence AATAGGACTCGGAATGGGAATAGTGCTGGCAGTATTAGCACTGCTTACAGCTTCTGCAACAGCGGACACTTATTTTTACCTCGTTCCACAGAACAGCAGTTGCGGCCCAAGCGAAAGTGTACTCGTATCTGTTGTGATACATACAGACAGAAACGACATAGGCTCAGCTCAGGCACATATAGACTTTGATCCCACTGTGGTGAATATAACAAACATGGTCGAACCCACTGATAAAAACGACTGGGACATGTGGGATTGGCTGCATAAGGGTAACTATGTATTCGTTCATGCAAATGAATTCGGTGGATTCGGACCAGGCGAGATTTATCTGGGCAATATGACGCTGAAGTGCATAAACCCGGGTGTGAGTCCCGTGGAATTCACACACCCCTATCCTCAGACACCTGATCCAACTGCGATTGGGGATACACTCGGTGAGTTTGTGTCTAACTCCGGCATAAACGGCACATTCACATGCACTGCACCACAGGAGACATACAGCAAAGACCTCGTTGAGGGCTGGAACCTGATTTCACTGCCTCTTACTGCGGATGACATGACGGTTTCGTCGGTGTTCAGTTCTGTTGCGGGCAAGTATGACGCAATTTACAGGTATGATGCGGAGACGCACAGTTGGGTTGCGCTTGGCGATGACGACACACTTGAGAACGGCGTCGGTTACTTCATTCACATGACCGAGAGTGGAACATGGACATATCAGGGAAGTGCATACACCACAATGAACATCTCGCTTGAGCCGGGCTTGAACATGGTCGGCTGGCTCAACTGCTCGAAGCCGATAGAGGATGCACTGTCGTCCATTGAAGGGAACTACAGATACGTAGCGAGATGGAACAGCACTGCCCATAAGTTCGAGGTCTACGTGCCGGGTGCACCATCTGGGTTCAACGACTTCAATACGATGGAGCGAGGCGAAGGCTACTTCATAAGCATGAAGACCAGCGATACACTGACCGCAAGCTGCTAACAACACAATTCGCATGAGAAAAGGCTGTGTAAAAGAGAGAGGTGAAAATTTTCCCCTTTTTTTTCCTTTTTTTGTGAGGGGTTATGCAAAAAAGCAACAGAATGAGAGATGAGGATAGGAAATAGATGGATAAAGTTCCTTTCACAGAAAGAAAAGTGTTTGTGTTAGGAGGTGAAAAAAGTAAGAAATGAATAAACGAACGATGATGATATCAGGTGTGCTGCTCGCGGTTGTCATCTGCATGGCGAGCGTTGCACCCGCGATTGCGATAGACTGGCAGCAGTTCCACTATGACGAGACGAACGTTGGCACAACCGCATCGGATGCACCGGATGATAACAACCTGCTGTGGACGAGCGATATCATAGATGCTGTTGATAGCTCATCCCCGGTTATTGCAGAGGGTAAGGTCTTTGTATACTGCTATGATGGTACGGAAGCATCGCTGACAGCACTCAATGAATTCACCGGTGAACTTGAATGGAGCACACCGCTTGATACAGACCCGCATGTCTGGGGTGACTGGCAGTCGCCTTGCTACGATGATGGAAGCGTCTTTATTACATCAGGGGCAACGGTGTACCGCATCAATGCAGGTAACGGCTCCATAGAATGGACATATTCCGTGCCAAGCGGAAGTGCGGCATGCAACGGTGGGGTTACGGTTGCAGACGGTAAAGTTGTCTTCTCTGACTGGGACGGTGGAAACTACTACTGCATAGACGAAGCGACAGGAACGAACCTTCTCTGGACATTCCACACAGGAGGATACGCACAGGGAACACCCGCTTATGCGGATGGTAACTTCTATCTCACAAACTGGGGGTCTCCGGGTGGACATGTTTACTCCGTTGATGCTGCTACAGGGTTAGAGAACTGGAATACGAGCACACCAGAGGATATATGTGGGTCTGTCGCACTATCACCCGAACTTGGTCTCCTGTACGTCGCCACGTATGACTTCTATGGTCCTGCAGACCTCTACGCAATGTACATGACGAACGGCACCATCAAATGGTCGTGGGATGAAGTGATTTCTGGAACGGACTCAACGCCGGCAGTTGCAGATGGCTATGTATATGTTTGTGCAGGCTGTGAGGGATACAGTACGATATATACATACTGCTTCGATGCACTGAATGGTGACCCTATCTGGATGACAAACTCGGGCGATAATATCGGTGGCTGGACGTGCTCGCCGGCGGTTGCAGATGGTAAGGTCTTCGCAGGTAAACCCTCTGGCTACTTTGGGTATGCTGGAACGTATGCACTCAACGCAACAAACGGCAACGTAGAATGGAATTCAACGGTTGGTGGGGCATCGCCCGCGGTTGCAGATGGAATCGTCTTCACGATTGCAGATGGCAGGGTATATGCCTTTGGAACAGCAGAAGAGGTGGAAACACCAGTAACACCGTTTGTTATCAGTGGTGAAACGTTCGATAATGCCAGTGCTGCACTCAACAACTGCACCATAACGATAGAAAATCTCGATACTGATGAGAACTGGACTGCACAGACATCAGCCACCTCGAACTTCTATCTGCTACTCATTACAAGCGAAGATGTAAGCGATGGAGACACGCTCCGGATTACAGCGAAGAAGATGGAGGGGGGATACGGTACCCCTGAGAATTACACGTACTGTATCAACATCAGCACGGTTAACGTCACTCAGAACGACATAGATATGGGTGGGTTCAGCGATCTTGACATCGTGCTCGACCACTTTTGCATCAATTACTACCCGGACTACCCGTACTACACACAGAATGCGTGGAACTACTCAGGAGCAGCGGTAATAAAGATGTGGACAGAGTTCAAAGATGTAGGTCCGTACACGCAGGACGAGCTTCAGGCGATGGGATTAGCAAACAATACCGGAGGAAGCGACCCATACTGTATTGACCCGCGAGGTATGGCAACTACGATGAGCGGGATTGCTCCTGGTCACTACAGCGCTATCACGTATGCGAACACAACAGAGGGTTTAGAGAAGGCGCTGCATAGTATCTGCTGGTGGCAGTGTTTGGGTCCTGGTGCAGTTCCGGCATATGGTAACCCTGCTGGGAACTACGAGTACTGGATGGGAATCAGGGGAATCCACACCGACAAGAATCCGCGTGAAGGTGCATACAATCCGCCGTACGGATACGATGTCTATGGGTTCTGGGTGAACGACCCGAACACATTCGCACCGGGCTGCATCGGTGAGAACAGCTACAAGACCGCAGAAGAATGGGTTGAAAACTATTACAAACCGACATACGATCCGAGAATCTCGTACTGGAACGACAGGTACATCGCAGTGCTTGAACCACCGGAAGAGGATGCAGAGGTAAGAATCGTGCCTGCAAGGCAGAGATTTGAGGATACAATAACACCTGTACTAATGCAGAAGACGCTCAAGGTGGACGGTATCGAGCGAGTGGCACTTGTTGAGGCAGTTGAGGATGAAGACGCACTGGACGTGGTAAAAGCGGCAATTGACGGTGTGACCGAGGAACTGGTGCCTTACGACGCTGAATTTGCATCTGTATTTGCAAAGACGGTTGCAGGTGAGCCGATGCTGGTAACGAGTGAAAGCGGAGATTATTACATCGTACCGTTCGAAGTGCCGATAGTGAAGGACAAGCCATGGTGGAAGAAACCTGTAGCAATCCAGAAAGTCGAAGGAAAAACAGTAAAGCTACTCAGAGCAGCAGTAGATGGAAAGCCAGCAAACACACGGATTCCGATTACAGCCAACCCGATTCGGATTGATGAGAAGAGGACACTTGTCGTGGTACTCGTGGATGCCGAAGATGGCAGCTTCAAAGAAGCTTCGTGGGTAAAAGAGCCGATGAAGTATCTGCCGGTATCGAAAGCAGAAGCTTTGAGGCTCGTGTTTGAGGAGATGAGACAGGACGGACACGGGCTTAGGCTTAGTGCTTTCAGAAGACCAACGATAGAGCTCGTTCAGAGAGGTGTAAGCTCGTACTACCCAGACTGGAAGATAACAATCGGGCAGATGGTCTTCTACGTGAGTCAGGACGGGACGGTGAGCTATGATGAGCCGGCACCGAAACCGACACCGAAACCAACGCTGACACTACCACCAAAGTCAGGACTGGTACCTATACCTATGCCAATTTAAGTAAATCGGGAATCGGGAAAGCCAAAGCCAATAGCGATAAAAAAAACGAATAAAAACACAAAATTTTCCCCTTTTTTCTTTTTTGAAGGGGAAAATGAAGAAAGAGGGTAGAAGAAGATGAGAAGAACAGGAAAAGAAAAAAAGGAGGCTAAAAAAGGTTTCTTTAAACCCTTTTGCGAAGCAAAAGCCTTTACGGAAAACGCTTCGCTGAAAGAAAAGTTAGGAGGTGATAAAATGAAAAAAGTAAAAGCAATATGTATTATGGGACTCGTCGCACTGATAGCAGCGATGATGGTAATGCCAGCAGCGGCGACGACGAAAACATTCTCACCAGACAATGATACTTTTGTAGACTTATCTACCCCTGATGCACCGTGTGATGATGATCATGATGCGTTTAGTGTGTGGTCATGGGCTGGCAAAAACAAGCGTGCTCTCATTCATTTCGATCTTTCATCAATACCCTCTGGTGCAACTATCGTTTCTGCAAAACTTAAACTGTACACCAAGGCTCATAGTGGCCATAATAGAACTCACAATATTCATAAAATAAAGGCAAGCTGGACCGAAAATACAGTCACATGGAATAATCAGCCTGATATTGTTTCTACACCGACAGACAGTACCTCTATAGGGACAGCGGTAGGTTGGAAGGAGTGGGATGTTACGACAGATGTGCAGGCTTTCGTTGATGGCACTTATCCAAACTACGGCTGGCTGATAAAGGATGAGATAGAGAGTGCTTCATCTGTAAAGGGTGCCAATTATTACTCGAAGGAATATACCGATGACCCCACCAAGCGTCCATATCTCGAAGTGACATATACGGAGGCGCCAGCACCGCAACCGAGACCGTTCACACCGTTCATGATTGATGGCTATGTATATAACGCAGCAAGCAGTCCATGCAACGGTCCTGATGTTCAGATAACGAATTTGAACACGAGCGAAAACTGGTCTGCTACGGCAGTGAATGCATCAAACCGCTATCAACTCGTACTGAGTAGTGAAAATGTGAGCGCAGGCAACATTCTCAGGATAGAAGCGTCAGGTTGCAACCAGTCAAAGACAAAGACGGTAGAGCATGCAGTAACGCAGAACGAGATAGATGCCGGAGGATTCATGATGAATATTACACTTGAGTCGGCAGCAATGCCAGACCTTGTGGTCACCAATAAGTCAGAGGAACTGTTTGCGGATGGCACGTTCAATGTAACATACACCGTGGCGAACATCGGCGATGCTGATGCAGATGCAAGCACGACATCCATCAGGATTGATGGAACTGAGATTGCAAACGATTCCGTGCCCGCTCTTGCAATTGGTGAGAATTACACGAACACGGTCGGACCATTTGAATGCCCGTGTGGAACGAATGTTACGGTCAAGGTCTGTGCGGACAGCGATAATGAGATTGTGGAGAGCAACGAGACGAACAACTGCATTGAGAATGTACTTGAGTGCCCGCCGTGCAAGCCAGACCTCACCGTTACAGGACTCACAACGCCTGAAAGCATTTATGCAAACCTGAGCAACACTATCAATGCAACTGTCAGTAACATAGGCGAGGGCGATGCATGTGCGTTCAATGTTTCGCTTGTCGCAGATGGCAGTGTAGTTGATACTGTGAGTGTTGAAGATGTTGAAGCAAATGAGAGCGTGAACCTGAGCTTTAGATGGACGCCAACACAGGCAGGCGAGTATGAGCTGTGCGTCATCGCAGACTCTAACGATGAGATTGTGGAATCCAACGAGACGAACAATGAATACTGTGAGAATGTAACCGTTCTTGAGTCAAAGCCAGACCTCGTGATTGTAAGGATTGCGTTGAAGACAACGGGCTATGTGAATGAGGATAATGTTCTCGGCGTTTTGGTGAAGAACATCGGCGCCATGGATGCAGGCTCGTTTGATGTCTCGCTCTCTGTTGATGGCACATCGCTGGGCGAGCAGACTGTTGCATCGCTTACCGCGGGAGAAAGCACTGAGCTGGAATACGCATGGACGCCAACCGAACTTGGAGGACATGTGCTTAGTGTGACCGTAGACACGAACAACGAGGTTGAAGAATCCAACGAAACGAACAACGATTACACAAGAACATCAGTCATAATCAAGCGCACAGATTGGGCACAGTTCCACTACAATGAACCGCATCTCGGATTCTCACCATCAAAAGCACCGAACACGAATGAGACGCTATGGATCAGCGATGACATATCTGCGATTGGGAGCACATCGCCTGCGGTTGCTGATGGCAAGGTCTTTGTTTACAGTGGTCCCTCCGGCTGGGGCGGAGGCGAAAATGCTCAACTCTACTGCTTTGATGTGTTCACAGGCGATATATTATGGAACGTAAGCATTTCCACACCAGAGTGGGGTTCATGGTCTTCACCAGCATACCACGATGGCAAGGTATTCACAGCCACCGGCAAGGAGACGAGATGCATTAATGCATCTACCGGTGAGTTGATATGGACGTTCGTGAATCCGACTGGAGAAGCATCCTGTAACGGCGGACCGGTGATTGCAGACGGCAGGGTCGTCACGAACGACTGGCAAGGTCGCCATTACTACTGTCTGGACGAGGAGACCGGTGAACTGCTCTGGACATTCACAGAAACAAACACGGGCTCGTGGGGCACCGCATACGCACAGGGAACGCCGGCATACGCAGATGGTAAATTCTACCTCACTACATGGGTATATCCAGGCGGGAACATCTACTGCGTGAATGCGAGCACCGGCGAAGTGATATGGCATCAGACCACTCCACTTGACACCTGCGGCTCACCAACTGTTTCTAATGGAATCGTATATGTCACCAACTACAACTTCTACGGCGATGGTGAGATCTACGCATTGAATGCCACCGACGGCTCGATTTTATGGCATCAAACAATCCAGCGGACAGATTCAACACCCGCAGTGGCTTATGGAAACGTATATGTTACAGGTGGCTGCAAAGGATACAGCGATCGCCAGACATACTGCTTCAATGCGACAACCGGCGACCTGATATGGGAAACAAATGTAAGCGAAGGAATAGGAGGATGGACATGCTCGGTTGCAGTAGCAGACGGCAAGGTGTTCGTAGGAACTGAAGGCGGTGATTACTTTGACTATGCCGGGACTTATGCGCTCGATGCGTTCACCGGTGACCTGATCTGGAGCTATCCCGAGGGCGGAGCATCTCCGGCGGTTGCAGATAATATCGTCTTTACAATCGGTGGCGGCAAAGTGTATGCGTTCTATACACCGATGCCAGACCTTGTGATCACCGAAAAGACAGAAACATTACTTGAGAATGGCAGCTTTACGGTGAACTACACAGTCACAAACATCGGTGATGCAGAGGCAGGTTCAAGCACCACAACTATCTATATTGATGGTGTCAGCTCGTTAGAGGACCCTGTTCCCGCATTAGCAGCAGGTGAAAGCTACACGAACACGGTTGGGTCATTTGGCTGCCCATGTGGTACGACTCTTAATGTTACGGTCTGTGCCGACACCAACGACGAGGTAGAAGAGTCCAATGAAACAAACAACTGCATGACCAACGAGTTTGAATGTCTGCCACATGTCTCAAGCTATGGAGCCAGCGTCTACTACAGGAAGCATGTACTATTTGCGTGGGGAGCACTGGGTGAACCCGACCATATAGGTGCAACTCTGTTCAGAAATGCTAGGATAGAAATCGAGCTGGAACAGACGATACCAGCGTGCAGGAACGTCAGTGTCTGGGTTAGAAAAGTTGGATTCCGCCCGGCGAGCTTCAATGTGTATGTATCTCCAGATGGCGAGAGCTGGACGGCTATCGGCAGTGAAACGTGCAACTCGCGGAGATGGACTCGGTACGATTTCAACGGTAACTGGGGCGATGTCAAATACATCGGAATAACAAAGCCAGGAACGTGGTGGAAGCCGAGAATAATGGCACTGGATGCGGTACATGCGGAGAACTAAGAGACAAGATAAAATAAAAGGGGATTAATTCCCCTTTTTTTCTTTTTGTGAGGGGTTATGCAAAAAGGAACGGAATGAGAGACGAGAATAGGGAATAGATGGATAAAGTTCCTTTCACAGAAAGAAAAGTGTTTGTGTTAGGAGGTGAAAAAAGAAAGAAATGAAAAAACGAACGAGAATAATATTTGGGGTACTGCTCGCGGTTGTCATCTGCATGGCGAGCGTTGCACACATGGTAGCACAGCCTTCGCCGTTCATGATTGATGGCTATGTATATGACGCAGCAAGCAGTCCATGCAACGGTCCTGATGTTCAGATAACGAATCTGAACACGAGCGAGAGCTGGTATGCTACAACAGTGAGCACATCAAACCACTATCAACTCGTACTGAGTAGTGAAGATGTGAGCGCAGGCAACATGCTCAGGATAGCAGTGTCTGGTTGCTCGCAGTCAAAGACGGTAGAGCATGCAGTAACGCAGAACGAGATAGATGCCGGAGGATTCATGATGAATATTACACTTGGCGTGCCAATGGCGAGTAATGTAGGGACGAGCGCAACCGTGAACAATTTAGCACCTGATGTAGCGGTCACAACAATCAGCCCGGACCCCGCAACTCCTTCGTGCACTGTTACGGTCAGCGGAACATTATCCGATCCCAACGGAATAGACGACGTAAGCACTCTGACCTATGTAGTGAAGAAGCCGGATAGCACCACTTACACGAGCGGCAGTGCTACCGTGGCAGCCTCGTGGAGTTTCGATTTCGATTTGGGCAGTGATGCAGACGCGGGCACCTGGACGGTGGAAGTGACTGCAACCGATGCTGGCTCGCTTTCCGATACCGATAGCAAGACATTCAACGTGAGCGAAGTGATAGCATTCTCAATTGATTTCAACGAAACAAACTACGGCAGTATTGCTCCAGGTAATGCTTCAACAGTGCCTGGAAACAGCACTATGGAGACGGTTGGACCGGCACCACCGGTTAAACCAACAATCAGGAACGATGGTAATACTGTGATGGACGTGCAGATGTCGATAACAGATGAAGCATCAAATCCCGAGCCGTTATTTGAAGGCAATACTGCCGCTACGGTGGGTAGTGTCGGACCTCAAACTCTTACATCTACAGCCACTACTTTCGACGTGAATATCGCAAAGGGTGACACGGCAAAGATAGATACCACTCTATCGGTCCCAACAGGAACGTCGCCGGGAGACTACGCTGGTACGCTTACCATAACGGCTGTATCGAGTTAGCTAAGTGCTAAACCCATATGTGTAATGCTATAGGAGGGGGATAAAAATCCCTTTTTTTATTTTTGATGCTATGAGGTGCGAAAAAGTAAATGAAAAAGGAAAAGAAAGAGAGAGAGATGCCCCTGAAAGTGATAGACCATAGACCATGGTGCGAATCCATGGAGGGGCAAAGGAAAAATTGCCAAAATAAGGAATGAACAGGGATAAAGAACTTAGGAGGTGATAAAGAGAAAAATGGACACAAAACCTTTTAGAAAAAGCGTTTCGCGGAAAATAATGGCGTTATTGTTAGCAGGTATAGTGGCGATGGCAATAGCAGTACCGATGGCGATGAGTAACGATGTAGGGACGAGCGCAACCGTGAACAATTTAGCACCTGATGTAGCGATCACAACAATCAGTCCGGACCCTGCAACTCCTTCGTGCACTGTTACGGTCAGTGGAACATTATCAGATCCCAACGGAATAGACGACGTAAGCACTCTGACCTATGTAG encodes the following:
- a CDS encoding PQQ-binding-like beta-propeller repeat protein produces the protein MKKVKAICIMGLVALIAAMMVMPAAATTKTFSPDNDTFVDLSTPDAPCDDDHDAFSVWSWAGKNKRALIHFDLSSIPSGATIVSAKLKLYTKAHSGHNRTHNIHKIKASWTENTVTWNNQPDIVSTPTDSTSIGTAVGWKEWDVTTDVQAFVDGTYPNYGWLIKDEIESASSVKGANYYSKEYTDDPTKRPYLEVTYTEAPAPQPRPFTPFMIDGYVYNAASSPCNGPDVQITNLNTSENWSATAVNASNRYQLVLSSENVSAGNILRIEASGCNQSKTKTVEHAVTQNEIDAGGFMMNITLESAAMPDLVVTNKSEELFADGTFNVTYTVANIGDADADASTTSIRIDGTEIANDSVPALAIGENYTNTVGPFECPCGTNVTVKVCADSDNEIVESNETNNCIENVLECPPCKPDLTVTGLTTPESIYANLSNTINATVSNIGEGDACAFNVSLVADGSVVDTVSVEDVEANESVNLSFRWTPTQAGEYELCVIADSNDEIVESNETNNEYCENVTVLESKPDLVIVRIALKTTGYVNEDNVLGVLVKNIGAMDAGSFDVSLSVDGTSLGEQTVASLTAGESTELEYAWTPTELGGHVLSVTVDTNNEVEESNETNNDYTRTSVIIKRTDWAQFHYNEPHLGFSPSKAPNTNETLWISDDISAIGSTSPAVADGKVFVYSGPSGWGGGENAQLYCFDVFTGDILWNVSISTPEWGSWSSPAYHDGKVFTATGKETRCINASTGELIWTFVNPTGEASCNGGPVIADGRVVTNDWQGRHYYCLDEETGELLWTFTETNTGSWGTAYAQGTPAYADGKFYLTTWVYPGGNIYCVNASTGEVIWHQTTPLDTCGSPTVSNGIVYVTNYNFYGDGEIYALNATDGSILWHQTIQRTDSTPAVAYGNVYVTGGCKGYSDRQTYCFNATTGDLIWETNVSEGIGGWTCSVAVADGKVFVGTEGGDYFDYAGTYALDAFTGDLIWSYPEGGASPAVADNIVFTIGGGKVYAFYTPMPDLVITEKTETLLENGSFTVNYTVTNIGDAEAGSSTTTIYIDGVSSLEDPVPALAAGESYTNTVGSFGCPCGTTLNVTVCADTNDEVEESNETNNCMTNEFECLPHVSSYGASVYYRKHVLFAWGALGEPDHIGATLFRNARIEIELEQTIPACRNVSVWVRKVGFRPASFNVYVSPDGESWTAIGSETCNSRRWTRYDFNGNWGDVKYIGITKPGTWWKPRIMALDAVHAEN
- a CDS encoding PQQ-like beta-propeller repeat protein, with the protein product MNKRTMMISGVLLAVVICMASVAPAIAIDWQQFHYDETNVGTTASDAPDDNNLLWTSDIIDAVDSSSPVIAEGKVFVYCYDGTEASLTALNEFTGELEWSTPLDTDPHVWGDWQSPCYDDGSVFITSGATVYRINAGNGSIEWTYSVPSGSAACNGGVTVADGKVVFSDWDGGNYYCIDEATGTNLLWTFHTGGYAQGTPAYADGNFYLTNWGSPGGHVYSVDAATGLENWNTSTPEDICGSVALSPELGLLYVATYDFYGPADLYAMYMTNGTIKWSWDEVISGTDSTPAVADGYVYVCAGCEGYSTIYTYCFDALNGDPIWMTNSGDNIGGWTCSPAVADGKVFAGKPSGYFGYAGTYALNATNGNVEWNSTVGGASPAVADGIVFTIADGRVYAFGTAEEVETPVTPFVISGETFDNASAALNNCTITIENLDTDENWTAQTSATSNFYLLLITSEDVSDGDTLRITAKKMEGGYGTPENYTYCINISTVNVTQNDIDMGGFSDLDIVLDHFCINYYPDYPYYTQNAWNYSGAAVIKMWTEFKDVGPYTQDELQAMGLANNTGGSDPYCIDPRGMATTMSGIAPGHYSAITYANTTEGLEKALHSICWWQCLGPGAVPAYGNPAGNYEYWMGIRGIHTDKNPREGAYNPPYGYDVYGFWVNDPNTFAPGCIGENSYKTAEEWVENYYKPTYDPRISYWNDRYIAVLEPPEEDAEVRIVPARQRFEDTITPVLMQKTLKVDGIERVALVEAVEDEDALDVVKAAIDGVTEELVPYDAEFASVFAKTVAGEPMLVTSESGDYYIVPFEVPIVKDKPWWKKPVAIQKVEGKTVKLLRAAVDGKPANTRIPITANPIRIDEKRTLVVVLVDAEDGSFKEASWVKEPMKYLPVSKAEALRLVFEEMRQDGHGLRLSAFRRPTIELVQRGVSSYYPDWKITIGQMVFYVSQDGTVSYDEPAPKPTPKPTLTLPPKSGLVPIPMPI